AGACCTATTTAAAATCCTTAGGTATAGATAAAGAAAACTATTGTGTAGACATCAAAGATGCTGAAGAAAACAAAATAGCTAAGGAATCAGGTATTGATGGAGTATTTATATAATGCTTCATAATAATATGCCAAGATTAAAAGCTACAATTGAAGAATAAGAGTAATTCAACTAAATACTATGAAATAAATTTTGGCCTATTGATTGAGCATCTATAGGCCTTTTTATAGGTTATATAAGTTTTATTGGTTTTATGTATACAATATAAATTCTTCACAATAAACATATGTTCTGGTACTGTAATTTATAGTACCAATTTTAATTACATTACATATCTTATATTACCAAATGGACATGAATTTAAAAGGGAGGATTTATATGAATATTAATGTCCAACACATTCCAAAGACTACAGCCTTTAACAGAAGGCCCGGAAAAGTTATGAATCCTGAATACTTGACTATCCACAGCACAGCTAATCTAAAAAGCACAGCACAAAACGAAAGAGATTGGCTAACAAATCCTAGCAATACAAGAACTGCTAGCTGGCATCTAGTAGTTGACGATAAACAAGTCATTGAAGCTATACCTCAAAATGAAATAGCATGGCATGCAGGAGATGGGAAAAATGGTCCTGGAAACAATAAATCTATATCTATAGAGATATGCGAAAGTGGAGATAGAGAGAAGACCATAAAAAACGCAGTTAAATTATCAGCACAAATACTAAGAGAAAAAGGATGGGGAATAGAGCGATTGAGAAGACACTATGACTGGAGCGGTAAACATTGTCCTAGAATACTTGAGAAAAACAACTGGGAAGAATGGAATCGGTTTAAATCCATGGTTGCTGCAGAGTTACAAAAAACATCCATAAGCCCATGGGCAGAGAAAGCTATGGAATGGGCAACTAGTCCAGGAGTAAATCTTACAGATGGGTCATCTCCAAAAGAGCCAATCAGCTTAGAGCGTATGATAACAATATTGTATAGATATAATAACCTAAAACAAAATAAGGGGTAAAATTTTAGCAAATTTACAGAATAAATGGCGAAAATGTATACATTGCAAAAAAACTAAGTTATAATAAAATAGACAATAACTATTTTCATAAGTTGCTAAAGCTAATAAAGGGGGCAATTTAATGAATTTAAATAAAACGGGTATTCAAGAGTATTATGAGTTGTCACAAAGAGTTGCCGAAGCCATTGAGGCAGTTCTTGATATGGACGTAACTATAATGAATGAGCAAATGGAGCGTGTAGCAGGGACGGGTTTCTATAAACCTTTAGTTAACGTGCAAATAGAGAAAAATTCAGCTTTTGATAGATGTCTATCTACTGGTAAACCCCAGGTAATCACAAATAGGTGTCAGGACAACTCGCTTTTTTGTAAATGTTCTAGAGTTTTGACGTGTACAGAGCATGCTACCATATGTGTTCCTATTAAACAAGGAGAAAAGGTCATTGGCGTACTAGGTATTGTTGCATTTAATGAGGAACAAAAAAAGCAGCTTATCAAAAACAAAGATATATATTTAAATTATCTTGAAAAGATGGCCTATCTCCTTGAAGGAAAATATTCAGAGTATCAGACTAATATGGAGAAAAAAATACTAACAGATAGAATGAAGGGAATACTTGATACCATAAACTCAGGTGTTGTAATCTACGATAGTGAGGGAAGAATCTTATATACAAACAATTCATTAGTGAGAATATTAGATGAAATTGGAATAGAAAATATGGACGATTTTGTAAGTGAAATTAGAAAAAATGAACTTCTTCAAAGTCTATTAGATAATGATGAATGTACACACCCCTGTGAAATTGCAATAGATATACTTGGAATGAAGTATAGCCTTCTTGTAACCATCACTTATTTAAGAACGGAAAGCTATTCTAAGGAAGTTATGTTGACTATACAGAATATTAACTATTTAAAAAAGCAGGTAATGCAATCAATTGAAAAAAATCAGTTAAGGCTTCAATTTGATAATGTTTTAGGAATATCAGAGGAATTTCTCGAAGTAAAACAATTAGCCAAAAAAGCTGCATTATCTGATTCAAATATATTGATTTTAGGAGAAAGCGGTACTGGTAAAGAAATATTTGCTAGAGCTATACATAATTACAGCGATAGAAGAGAGTATGCCTTTGTTCCAATTAACTGTGGCGCCATACCGGATGAACTATTTGAAAGTGAGCTTTTTGGATATGAAAAAGGTGCTTTTACTGGGGCTTATTCTAATAAGATAGGAAAGTTTGAAGTTGCGGATAAAGGGACAGTTTTTTTAGATGAGATTAGTGAGATGCCATATCGATTACAGGTGAAGCTGCTTAGAATTTTGCAGGAAAAAGAGGTATCTAGAATTGGAAGTAACAGAATACAAAAAATAGACATTAAAATAATAGCAGCCTCAAATGTGGATTTGCAGAAACGAGTGAAGGAAGGGTTATTTAGAGAAGATTTGTATTACAGACTTAATGTCATACCTCTTAATATTCCTCCTTTGAGAAATCGGCAAGAGGACATTATTTTTATCGCTAATCATTTCGTTAAATATTTTGCTGAAATGCTTAAAAAAGATATTAAAGGAATATCACCTGATGCAATTAAGCTGCTCTTAAGTTATCCTTGGCCAGGAAATGTAAGAGAACTTCAAAATCTTATAGAATATGCAGTTAATTTTGAAACAGGAAATATGATAAGCAGTAAGCTGGTAGAGAAAAGACTTTTAATTAATCAGGAAAATTGTAAGCTAGCAGACCGTTTTAATGGTAGATCCTTAGGAGCATCTATCAAAGAATTAGAAAGAGAGCTTATTGCTAACTGTATAGATAAATACTCTTATTCTAATAGTAGAGAATATATGGTACAACAGATCTGTAAGGAATTAGATATAGGACGAGCTACTTTTTATAGAAAAATTAAAGAATTAGGTATTCGTTTAGATGATGAAAATTAGAGTTATTTTAAAAAAGTAAAGGACACGACAGCTAATTATTTTTTAGAATAAATTGCCGTTCTCAAAAATGAGACTTGTCTCGTTTTTGAGAATCGGCTTAAAAACTAAATTGCATGATTTTATTAAGAGCAAAATCTTAAAAACGAGATTTTGATTTTTTTATATTTATTGTAATAATCAGTTCTTAAAAGATGGTATGTTTTTTGCAATAAATATTACTATAGCAGTTAGAAAGAGAGGTGTTTATTAACAAAAAAATAATTATTGAAAAGTATACTGAAGAAATAATTAAAAATACTGGAGGAATGTTCATGAAAAAAGTAGTTGTTTTTGGAAGCAAACATTGACCGGGCTGTGAACCAATGAAAGAGTTTCTTTCAAATGAGGGAATTAACTTTTTATATCTAGATATTACTGAAAATATGTTAAATTTAAAAAACTTCTTAAAATACAGGGATAATGCTCCTGTGTTTGAAGATATTAAAAAGGCTGGAAAGGTAGGTTTACCTTGCGTAGTTATCAATAATGGTGAAGAGATAGTATTTGATAAAGAGTCAATAAAACTGGAGCAATTAAAGGATAAAGAAGGAGGTAAATAAGTTGATTAAAGGTCTCGGAGTGACATTTGAGAAAATGTATAAACACCCCTTATATAGGGCATTATTGCTCGTATTTGGAATTCTTTCCCTCCCCTTTGTTGTTATAAAATATTTCCGAAACAGACAAAACAATAACTATGCTAAGTTGAGAGAAAGTATTTCACAGAGACTTGAGCTAGAAGGAATTAAAGACGAGATATATGAAAAGGCTGAAGAACAACTAAAAAACAAGCTTGTTTTCTTTAATAAAGAACTGAGCACTGAAGAATTTAAACGTCAAGTAAAAGAAATTGCAAACAAACAGTTTAACGAAGCAATTGAGAATGAATTGAGTATAACAACAAGACAGAACAACGTTAAAAATTTTACTTTCTGCCAAGCATTTATAGAAATGTTTAATAATAAGCTGTTTCTTTTTATCTCAATAATTATTTCTTTACCAATGTACATATTGATTTTAATATTCAGCAATCCTTACACAAAATTTATCACTGAGAGACTTTTTATGATGGTGTTTGTCATTTTTGGTGTTACATGGCTAGTATTTACAATATTATATTTATCACCAATGGATCCTGCAGTAAATATATTAGGGCAAACTGCCACACCAGAACAGGTTGCTCAGTTTAATAGTATATACGGTCTAGACAAACCTTATCATATACAACTTTTTAACACATTCAAGAGTCTATTTTCATTTGACTTAGGCAAGTCCTATGTAGGTAATGAAGATGTAATGGCAGCACTTATGAGAAAATTTCCTGTAACATTAAAACTAACTTTTGCTTCACTAATAATTGCTATAATCATTGCAATACCTGCAGGTATCATATCTGCAATAAAACAGTATTCATCTTTTGACTATGTATTTATGCTATTTGCATTATTAGGGCTATCTATTCCAAACTTTTGGCTGGGATTAATAATGATTTTGAATTTCTCTATAAAAATGCAATGGTTGCCTGCCACGTTTATTGTGGGTAATTGGAAGACACTCATTATGCCGAGTATTGTTTTAGGAACTGGGCTGGCAGCTAGTGTTGCTAGAATGACTAGGTCATCTATGCTAGAAGTGAAAAATGCAGACTATATCACTACCGCTCGTGCAAAGGGGCTGAGTGAAAGGAAAGTTATTGTAAAGCACATTCTTGGTAATGCTATGATTCCAATTGTTACTGTGGTAGGATTACAGTTTGGTGGAATGCTAGGTGGTTCTGCTGTAACTGAAAAGGTGTTTAACATTAATGGTATCGGTAGCTTTATAGTAGACAAGCAGTTTGTTCCTGATATACCTATTGTGCTTGCAGGTGTAGTCTACGTTGCAGTTATTATAAGTTTAGCTAATCTAATAGTAGATATAATGTATGCATTCCTGGATCCTAGAATAAAATCCAAAATGAAATCCTATTAAGGAGAGAGTTAGCTATGGAAAATAAACAGTATATGAAAAGAGTTGAGCAAAGAAAACTAAATAGCTTTCAAGAATACAAGACTTCCACTTTTGCGTGGGGAGCATCTTTGTTATTGTTTTTAATTATATTTATATTAAGTTTTGATTTAGCAGCTAGAGAGATAAAGTATACGTCTATTGCTGTTTCAGCAGTGTTTTTAATATCAGCTGTTATCCAGTTTCTAGTTACCTTGAAGATAAAAAATGATATCTTAAAATATGATGATATAAAGATTTCTACAAGAATAATAGGATATTTCCTTATTCCATTTGCGCTAACTGGAAACTTCTTCATAGCAATAGCTGGTTTTAACTTAATTAAGAAGGAAAAAACCATAGAGTATAATCTCTGTATATATTCAATATTGACGGTTATTACAATTATGCTTATATCTGCACTTAATCTGTTTAAAGAGTATGTAGCTAATACTTTTTTGCTTGGAATGGGGATACTGATAGGAATTACATTATTCTATATAGTGACAATGATCATGGTATCAAAATTTGTTAAAGGCAAAAAAGTAGACAAAAAGCTAATACCATTTGCTATACCTCTTATTCTTAGTATTGTAATAGGAAATGTATTTGCTTTTCTTTTAGGATTAATAATTATAAGCAAATCAAGACATAAAGACGAAGATATATCTATTGAATGGATAGATGTTTTAAGAAGATTATTTAGAAACTATATGTCGGTTCTAGGTATGTTTGTAGTAACACTTCTTCTTTCGTTATCCATTTGTAGTTATTTGACATTCGATTATTCTATTGCAATAGACAATAATTATTCGACTATACTTTTAGAGCCTAGTTTAGAGTATCCTTTTGGTACTGATAATTATGGAAGATGCGTATTTACTAGAATAGTATTTGGTGCTAGGATATCGCTGGTTGTAGGTATAGTTGCAACATTAGTTCCTATTATAATAGGAGGAATTTTAGGTGCAGTATCAGGCTATTATGGAAACAGAATAGATAATACAATAATGAGACTTTTAGATGTGCTTTATGCTGTTCCAGGTATACTACTAGCCATAGCTATAGTAGCAGCTTTTGGTGCTAGTACAATAAACTTGATTTTGGCACTAAGTATTGGTTCTGTGCCTATGTTTGCAAGAACTGTTAGAGCTACTGTCATGAGCATAGCTAACCAAGAGTTCGTAGAAGCTGCCAAGGCTTGTGGTGCTAAAGATTATACAATTATATTTAGACATATAATACCTAACTCACTTGCACCTGTTATAGTTAGGGCAACTTTAGGAATTGGCGGTGCTGTGCTGTCTACCAGCTCTTTAAGCTACTTAGGCTTAGGGGTAGAACCTCATATACCTGAATGGGGCAATATACTTAAGGCAGGAAGCAACTATCTTGAGACAAGCCCTCACTTAGCTATTTTCCCGGGACTAGCAATTATATTAATAGTACTAGCATTTAATTATTTTGGTGATGGTCTTAGAGATGCGTTAGATCCTAAATTGAAGTAAGGAAGGAGGTTGTATTTTGTATAGTAACAACATATTAGAAATTAAAAATCTTCATGTTCACTATATTACAGAAGACGAGACTGTTAGAGCAGTAAACGGGATTAATCTCTCACTAAAGCAAGGAGAAAGCTTAGGATTAGTTGGTGAAACAGGTGCTGGGAAGACTACTACAGCATTATCAATAATGCAGTTAGTACCATACCCTCCTGGAGTCATTATAGATGGAGAAATTATATTCCAAGGTAAAAATCTTATTTTTAATTCAGATAGAGAAAATCAACAGATGAGAGGAAATGGAATATCTATGATATTTCAGGATCCAATGACTTCTTTAAATCCAATAATGACTATAGGCGAACAACTAGTAGAAGTTATTTTAGCTCATAAAAAAGTAAGTAAAGAAGAAGCAAAGAAACAGGTTATAGAAATGCTAAAGGTTGTCGGAGTTAAGGAAGATAGATTTGATGACTATCCTCACCAATTTTCTGGAGGTATGAAACAAAGAGTAGTTATTACAATGGCTTTATTATGTAATCCACAGCTTTTAATTGCAGATGAACCTACTACAGCATTAGATGTGACTATTCAGGCTCAGGTTTTAGATATAATTCGTGACCTGCAGAGAAAATATAATATGTCTATGATTTTAATAACACATGATTTAGGAGTAGTAGCTGAGACATGTGACAAAGTGGCTATAATGTATGCAGGTGAAATAGTTGAATCAGGAACAATCGAAGAAGTTTATACAAATGCTAAGCACCCTTATACTAGAGGATTATTTGAATCTATACCAAAGCTAGATGAAGACAGCGAAAAATTGATTCCTATTCCAGGAAGTGCTCCTAATGCTACAGCACTTCCAAGTGGATGCTTCTTTCATCCAAGGTGTAAGTATAAGAAGGATATATGCGAAAAAGTATCACCATCTGTTCAAGGGGAAGGACACTGCTATAAATGTCATTTTTCATTATTTGAAAAGGAGCAATAATTATGAGGCCTTTATTAGAAGTTAAGAACTTAAAAAAATATTTTACTGTACCTAATGGGTACTTACATGCAGTTGATAACGTAAGCTTATCTATTAACGAAGGTGAAACATTAGGAATAGTTGGAGAATCAGGATGCGGGAAGAGTACTTTAGGAAGAGTTATATTACGTCTTCATGAACCTACATCTGGAAATATAATATATGATGGAATGGACATTACAACCTTTAATAAAGAAGAAATGAGACAAATGAGAAAGCATATGCAAATTATTTTTCAAGATCCTTATGCTTCTCTTAATCCAAGGTTTACTATATCTCAGATTATAGAAGAACCTTTAAAGCTTCATAATGTGTACAAAAGCGACAAAGAGAGAAAAGAAAGAGTAGAGAGCTTAATGGAATATGTAGGACTGTCTAAGCGTGCATATAATCTATATCCACATGAGTTTGACGGTGGGAGACGTCAGCGTGTTGTTATAGCTAGGGCGCTGGCAATAAACCCAAAGTTTATTGTCTGCGATGAACCTGTTAGTGCACTTGATGTTTCTGTACAAGCTCAGATTCTTAATCTGATGATGGAGCTTCAAGAAAAGCTTGGATTAACCTATATTTTTATATCACACGACTTATCTGTTGTTAAGCATATATCTGATAACATTGGTGTTATGTATTTAGGTCAACTTATAGAAAAAGCGCCTAAAAAAGATATATTTAAGAAGCCGCTACATCCATATACTATAGCCTTATTATCAGCTATACCTTCTACTAACATAAGGGTCAAGAAAAAGAAAATAATTTTAAAGGGTGAAATTGTGTCACCTATCAATCCAAAGCCTGGATGT
The DNA window shown above is from Proteiniborus sp. DW1 and carries:
- a CDS encoding N-acetylmuramoyl-L-alanine amidase — its product is MNINVQHIPKTTAFNRRPGKVMNPEYLTIHSTANLKSTAQNERDWLTNPSNTRTASWHLVVDDKQVIEAIPQNEIAWHAGDGKNGPGNNKSISIEICESGDREKTIKNAVKLSAQILREKGWGIERLRRHYDWSGKHCPRILEKNNWEEWNRFKSMVAAELQKTSISPWAEKAMEWATSPGVNLTDGSSPKEPISLERMITILYRYNNLKQNKG
- a CDS encoding sigma 54-interacting transcriptional regulator produces the protein MNLNKTGIQEYYELSQRVAEAIEAVLDMDVTIMNEQMERVAGTGFYKPLVNVQIEKNSAFDRCLSTGKPQVITNRCQDNSLFCKCSRVLTCTEHATICVPIKQGEKVIGVLGIVAFNEEQKKQLIKNKDIYLNYLEKMAYLLEGKYSEYQTNMEKKILTDRMKGILDTINSGVVIYDSEGRILYTNNSLVRILDEIGIENMDDFVSEIRKNELLQSLLDNDECTHPCEIAIDILGMKYSLLVTITYLRTESYSKEVMLTIQNINYLKKQVMQSIEKNQLRLQFDNVLGISEEFLEVKQLAKKAALSDSNILILGESGTGKEIFARAIHNYSDRREYAFVPINCGAIPDELFESELFGYEKGAFTGAYSNKIGKFEVADKGTVFLDEISEMPYRLQVKLLRILQEKEVSRIGSNRIQKIDIKIIAASNVDLQKRVKEGLFREDLYYRLNVIPLNIPPLRNRQEDIIFIANHFVKYFAEMLKKDIKGISPDAIKLLLSYPWPGNVRELQNLIEYAVNFETGNMISSKLVEKRLLINQENCKLADRFNGRSLGASIKELERELIANCIDKYSYSNSREYMVQQICKELDIGRATFYRKIKELGIRLDDEN
- a CDS encoding ABC transporter permease, whose translation is MIKGLGVTFEKMYKHPLYRALLLVFGILSLPFVVIKYFRNRQNNNYAKLRESISQRLELEGIKDEIYEKAEEQLKNKLVFFNKELSTEEFKRQVKEIANKQFNEAIENELSITTRQNNVKNFTFCQAFIEMFNNKLFLFISIIISLPMYILILIFSNPYTKFITERLFMMVFVIFGVTWLVFTILYLSPMDPAVNILGQTATPEQVAQFNSIYGLDKPYHIQLFNTFKSLFSFDLGKSYVGNEDVMAALMRKFPVTLKLTFASLIIAIIIAIPAGIISAIKQYSSFDYVFMLFALLGLSIPNFWLGLIMILNFSIKMQWLPATFIVGNWKTLIMPSIVLGTGLAASVARMTRSSMLEVKNADYITTARAKGLSERKVIVKHILGNAMIPIVTVVGLQFGGMLGGSAVTEKVFNINGIGSFIVDKQFVPDIPIVLAGVVYVAVIISLANLIVDIMYAFLDPRIKSKMKSY
- a CDS encoding ABC transporter permease, which codes for MENKQYMKRVEQRKLNSFQEYKTSTFAWGASLLLFLIIFILSFDLAAREIKYTSIAVSAVFLISAVIQFLVTLKIKNDILKYDDIKISTRIIGYFLIPFALTGNFFIAIAGFNLIKKEKTIEYNLCIYSILTVITIMLISALNLFKEYVANTFLLGMGILIGITLFYIVTMIMVSKFVKGKKVDKKLIPFAIPLILSIVIGNVFAFLLGLIIISKSRHKDEDISIEWIDVLRRLFRNYMSVLGMFVVTLLLSLSICSYLTFDYSIAIDNNYSTILLEPSLEYPFGTDNYGRCVFTRIVFGARISLVVGIVATLVPIIIGGILGAVSGYYGNRIDNTIMRLLDVLYAVPGILLAIAIVAAFGASTINLILALSIGSVPMFARTVRATVMSIANQEFVEAAKACGAKDYTIIFRHIIPNSLAPVIVRATLGIGGAVLSTSSLSYLGLGVEPHIPEWGNILKAGSNYLETSPHLAIFPGLAIILIVLAFNYFGDGLRDALDPKLK
- a CDS encoding ABC transporter ATP-binding protein, translating into MYSNNILEIKNLHVHYITEDETVRAVNGINLSLKQGESLGLVGETGAGKTTTALSIMQLVPYPPGVIIDGEIIFQGKNLIFNSDRENQQMRGNGISMIFQDPMTSLNPIMTIGEQLVEVILAHKKVSKEEAKKQVIEMLKVVGVKEDRFDDYPHQFSGGMKQRVVITMALLCNPQLLIADEPTTALDVTIQAQVLDIIRDLQRKYNMSMILITHDLGVVAETCDKVAIMYAGEIVESGTIEEVYTNAKHPYTRGLFESIPKLDEDSEKLIPIPGSAPNATALPSGCFFHPRCKYKKDICEKVSPSVQGEGHCYKCHFSLFEKEQ
- a CDS encoding dipeptide ABC transporter ATP-binding protein, which translates into the protein MRPLLEVKNLKKYFTVPNGYLHAVDNVSLSINEGETLGIVGESGCGKSTLGRVILRLHEPTSGNIIYDGMDITTFNKEEMRQMRKHMQIIFQDPYASLNPRFTISQIIEEPLKLHNVYKSDKERKERVESLMEYVGLSKRAYNLYPHEFDGGRRQRVVIARALAINPKFIVCDEPVSALDVSVQAQILNLMMELQEKLGLTYIFISHDLSVVKHISDNIGVMYLGQLIEKAPKKDIFKKPLHPYTIALLSAIPSTNIRVKKKKIILKGEIVSPINPKPGCRFSARCPFATEQCTKEDPKLLEVEKDHFVACFRCNEIKNGTLHFDTK